The following proteins are encoded in a genomic region of Clostridium kluyveri:
- the nhaA gene encoding Na+/H+ antiporter NhaA — MKNNTNSKTYSFLDFFKSESFSGIILLICTVTAILLANLSFAPIYNEILHKNITIGYKATSVSMPISHWINDGLMAVFFFVIGMEIKKELLIGELKSLKTTILPIAAAIGGIVVPAILYALFNYNQLTINGFGIPMATDIAFALGVISLVGKKAPKGIVVFLTALAIVDDLGAIIVIAIFYGTEISWFYFLLSLAIVGVLILANKFKVKSSAIFIIIGIVLWFTMFKSGIHATLAGVLLGMIIPGSRDEEVFKESMLNKLEHAISPCSSYLIMPIFALANAGVVINMSSLSTIMSTPVSVGIILGLFLGKQLGIFGVSTILVKLGIAKFPLGVNQKHLYGASVLGGIGFTMSIFISSLSFSDEAILSTAKISIIAASLLSAIWGLIIFALIKPETDNVNIV; from the coding sequence ATGAAAAATAACACAAATAGTAAAACTTATAGTTTTTTAGATTTTTTTAAAAGCGAATCTTTTAGTGGAATAATATTGTTAATTTGCACTGTTACTGCAATCCTACTAGCAAATTTAAGTTTTGCTCCAATTTACAATGAAATATTACATAAGAATATAACAATTGGGTATAAAGCAACATCTGTATCAATGCCAATTTCTCATTGGATTAATGATGGATTAATGGCAGTATTTTTCTTTGTAATTGGTATGGAAATTAAGAAAGAGCTGTTAATTGGGGAGCTTAAATCCTTAAAAACAACTATACTGCCAATTGCTGCTGCTATAGGTGGAATAGTTGTACCGGCAATTCTCTATGCATTATTTAACTATAATCAACTAACTATCAATGGTTTCGGAATTCCTATGGCAACGGATATTGCATTTGCATTAGGGGTAATTTCTTTAGTTGGTAAAAAAGCACCTAAGGGGATTGTAGTTTTTCTTACAGCTTTGGCTATAGTTGATGATTTGGGAGCAATTATTGTAATTGCAATATTTTATGGCACTGAAATATCATGGTTTTACTTTTTATTAAGCTTAGCTATTGTTGGTGTGCTTATATTAGCAAATAAATTTAAAGTGAAATCTTCAGCTATTTTTATTATTATTGGAATTGTACTATGGTTTACTATGTTCAAATCAGGTATACATGCTACATTGGCAGGAGTATTACTTGGAATGATAATACCTGGTTCAAGAGATGAAGAAGTATTTAAAGAATCAATGCTAAATAAACTTGAACATGCAATATCACCATGTTCTTCTTATTTAATTATGCCTATATTTGCATTAGCTAATGCAGGAGTAGTTATAAATATGAGCAGTCTTTCAACAATTATGTCAACACCTGTTAGCGTAGGAATTATTTTAGGACTTTTCTTAGGAAAACAATTGGGTATATTTGGAGTTTCAACAATATTAGTAAAATTAGGTATTGCTAAGTTTCCTTTAGGAGTAAACCAAAAACACTTATATGGTGCAAGTGTGCTTGGAGGCATTGGATTTACAATGTCAATATTTATTTCATCTTTATCATTTTCAGATGAAGCTATATTATCTACAGCGAAGATAAGTATAATAGCAGCTTCGCTTTTATCTGCAATATGGGGATTAATAATTTTTGCACTTATAAAACCTGAAACTGATAATGTGAATATTGTTTAA
- a CDS encoding ABC transporter permease yields MMNALFTVVLTECLKIRKSKIFYISVISFLFLPLVCSLFMFIAMHPDLAQKSGIITQKAKIISVAGWQSYLGLISQMISVGGIILFGFITSWTFGREYSDGTIKDLLALPLARSIIITAKFISVILWSTFLAITAFLVATIIGVLISIPGFNMQIYLINAGTYSVCSLIAIFLSSPIAYFACFFDRHHWCNSNICMVEICRSTIKLN; encoded by the coding sequence ATGATGAACGCTTTATTTACAGTTGTGTTAACAGAATGTCTTAAAATAAGAAAATCAAAGATTTTTTATATATCCGTTATCAGTTTCTTATTCTTGCCTTTGGTTTGCAGTTTATTTATGTTTATAGCAATGCATCCCGATTTAGCACAAAAGTCTGGAATAATAACGCAAAAGGCTAAAATTATATCGGTTGCAGGTTGGCAGTCGTATTTAGGTCTGATTTCTCAGATGATTTCGGTTGGTGGTATTATACTTTTTGGATTTATTACAAGTTGGACTTTTGGAAGGGAGTACTCAGATGGTACGATAAAGGATTTACTTGCCTTGCCATTGGCGAGAAGTATAATTATAACTGCAAAATTTATCTCGGTTATCCTTTGGAGTACATTTTTAGCCATCACTGCATTCCTAGTAGCGACCATTATTGGGGTGTTAATTTCTATACCCGGATTTAATATGCAGATTTATTTAATAAATGCTGGTACGTATTCTGTTTGTAGTTTAATAGCGATTTTCTTAAGTTCTCCAATCGCTTACTTTGCTTGTTTTTTTGACAGGCATCACTGGTGCAATAGCAACATTTGTATGGTGGAGATATGCAGATCAACAATAAAACTCAACTAA
- a CDS encoding ABC transporter ATP-binding protein — MNSIIATDNISKYYGKLAAVNNVSLNVSEGEIYGFLGLNGAGKTTMIRMLLGMIKPSEGKAYINGNIVNAGNYRLWENVGYMVEMPNAYPELTVYENLEIARKLRNIKDISVSKRIIEKLALTEHINKRSKALSLGNKQRLGIARALIHMPKILILDEPTNGLDPAGIVEIRNLLKDLAANMGITILISSHLLGEISKTASRIGIIHQGKLISEFNAHDFENLREKTVLIEATDNNRAKSILLNNGYKITESKSVLTCCDEKAVMHPEKIAEVLVKNECPPKSLFTRNEELESYFFRIIAQKEV, encoded by the coding sequence ATGAATAGTATCATTGCAACAGATAATATATCTAAATATTATGGAAAATTAGCAGCAGTAAATAATGTTTCATTAAATGTTTCTGAGGGTGAAATTTATGGATTTTTAGGTCTTAACGGTGCAGGTAAAACCACAATGATAAGAATGCTGCTAGGAATGATTAAGCCTTCAGAGGGCAAGGCTTATATAAATGGCAATATTGTGAATGCAGGAAATTATAGGTTATGGGAAAATGTTGGCTATATGGTTGAAATGCCGAATGCCTACCCCGAACTTACTGTATATGAAAACCTTGAAATTGCAAGGAAACTCAGAAATATAAAAGATATTTCAGTTTCAAAAAGAATCATTGAAAAGCTTGCTTTAACTGAACACATCAATAAAAGATCAAAAGCTTTGTCACTGGGCAACAAACAAAGGTTGGGCATAGCCAGAGCACTAATACACATGCCGAAAATATTGATTCTGGATGAACCGACAAATGGGTTAGACCCAGCTGGAATTGTTGAAATACGGAACTTGCTTAAAGATCTTGCTGCAAACATGGGGATAACAATACTTATTTCAAGCCATTTGCTTGGGGAGATTTCTAAAACAGCAAGTAGAATTGGTATCATTCATCAAGGAAAATTGATAAGTGAGTTCAATGCTCATGATTTTGAAAATTTGAGGGAGAAAACGGTACTAATTGAAGCAACTGATAATAATCGTGCAAAATCAATACTTTTAAATAATGGCTACAAAATTACTGAAAGTAAATCTGTTCTAACATGTTGTGATGAAAAAGCTGTTATGCACCCGGAGAAAATAGCTGAAGTACTTGTAAAAAACGAATGTCCTCCTAAATCTTTATTTACAAGGAACGAGGAGCTTGAGTCGTATTTTTTTAGAATTATCGCACAAAAGGAGGTTTGA
- a CDS encoding TetR/AcrR family transcriptional regulator, whose translation MPKGFTETEKERIITILREEGQKLFVSHGIKKVTIDELASAAHIAKGSFYSFYQTKEELFLDISTYYQQKLFNDLESILSFDNYSDKKKVFLFLKTALEKLTEYPLLGMVNSEIIELLYRKLPQEKVDAELKSDILRLEIFKNHKIRFNYPHPIVAKVFQKAMIACIQNQSDSDNSIITDILLQSIVEKVVKDYE comes from the coding sequence GTGCCAAAAGGTTTTACTGAAACTGAAAAAGAAAGAATCATTACTATTTTACGAGAAGAGGGACAAAAACTATTTGTGTCACATGGTATTAAAAAAGTGACAATTGATGAACTTGCAAGTGCTGCACACATTGCAAAAGGTTCATTCTATTCATTCTATCAAACCAAAGAAGAACTGTTTTTAGATATTAGTACTTACTACCAGCAAAAATTATTCAACGACCTTGAATCAATTCTATCGTTTGATAATTATTCTGATAAGAAAAAGGTTTTTCTATTTCTGAAAACCGCCTTAGAAAAGCTTACTGAGTATCCTTTGCTTGGTATGGTGAATTCTGAAATAATTGAACTTCTATATCGTAAATTGCCACAGGAAAAAGTTGATGCGGAATTAAAATCTGATATTTTAAGGCTTGAAATATTTAAAAATCATAAAATTAGATTTAATTATCCACATCCTATAGTGGCTAAGGTGTTTCAAAAGGCAATGATAGCCTGTATACAGAATCAATCTGATAGTGATAACAGCATAATAACAGATATTTTACTTCAAAGCATTGTTGAAAAGGTTGTGAAGGATTATGAATAG
- a CDS encoding FeoA family protein produces the protein MMPLNGVAIGRYAEVNDIQGSERICKKIMEMGLNKGMVIQMVRNDEGPLIIKIGETRLALGRGMAQKVIVKEV, from the coding sequence ATGATGCCATTAAATGGTGTAGCTATAGGGAGATATGCTGAGGTTAACGATATACAAGGCAGTGAGCGTATATGTAAAAAAATAATGGAAATGGGATTGAATAAAGGAATGGTTATACAGATGGTTAGAAATGACGAAGGACCTTTAATTATAAAAATAGGGGAAACCAGACTTGCACTGGGAAGGGGAATGGCGCAAAAGGTTATAGTGAAAGAAGTGTAA
- a CDS encoding FeoB-associated Cys-rich membrane protein produces MSTVIVGVILFGIIAFAGYKTYKSHKGGSGCGCGCSGCDKSENHEH; encoded by the coding sequence ATGTCTACTGTCATAGTTGGAGTAATTTTATTTGGCATAATAGCATTTGCTGGATATAAAACTTATAAGTCTCACAAAGGAGGCAGCGGTTGTGGCTGTGGTTGCTCTGGCTGCGATAAATCTGAAAATCATGAACACTAA
- the feoB gene encoding ferrous iron transport protein B gives MSIKIALAGNPNSGKTTMFNNLTGSSQYVGNWPGVTVEKKEGKLKGHKDVIIQDLPGIYSLSPYTLEEVVSRNYLINEKPDCIINIVDGTNIERNLYLTTQLTEIGVPVVMALNMIDMVRKNGDTIDIRKLGEAIGCEVIETSALKGIGSKEAAEKAIQLAKMKVVSSPAHTFSKAVESALSEIENTIKNNLNGLNSRWFAIKLFERDEKIEEQITLPDDIKERIESIIDECERKFDDDSESIITDERYSYISKVVKQAVHKKNRSKLTVSDRIDKIVTNRILALPIFAVVMFLVYYLSISTIGSWMTDWVNDVLFTDIVPNAVEGFLTAIGTAHWLNSLILDGIVAGVGAVLGFVPQMMVLFLCLALLEDCGYMARIAFIMDRLFRKFGLSGKSFIPILVGTGCGVPGIMASRTIENELDRRMTIMVTTFIPCGAKLPIIALIAGALFPGSVWVAPSAYFLGIAAIIVSGIILKKTRVFAGDPAPFVMELPVYHVPGAKGVLIHTWERSKAFVKKAGTVILLATIGVWLLSSFSWTFKMVDIEQSILASIGNVIAPLFAPLGWGDWKAAVASITGLIAKENVVGTFGILYGFAEVAEDGAQVWGSLQAAFTPLSAYTFLIFNLLCAPCFAAIGAVRNEMASAKWTWATIGYQTVFAYIIALIVYQLGSLFAGGGFGIGTVVAIALVCVLIYLLFRKPVKVNNKVSDSKKQEAVV, from the coding sequence ATGTCAATTAAAATTGCTCTTGCTGGTAATCCAAATAGCGGTAAGACAACTATGTTCAATAATTTAACAGGCAGTTCCCAGTACGTGGGCAATTGGCCTGGTGTTACTGTAGAAAAGAAGGAAGGTAAACTTAAAGGTCATAAAGATGTTATTATTCAAGATTTACCGGGTATCTATTCTCTTTCTCCCTATACTCTGGAGGAAGTTGTTTCAAGAAATTATTTAATTAATGAAAAGCCGGACTGTATTATAAATATTGTTGATGGTACCAATATTGAAAGAAACTTATATCTTACTACACAGCTTACGGAAATTGGCGTGCCTGTGGTTATGGCTTTAAATATGATTGATATGGTTCGTAAAAATGGAGATACCATAGATATAAGGAAACTAGGAGAAGCTATTGGCTGTGAAGTTATCGAAACATCTGCATTAAAAGGCATTGGCTCTAAGGAAGCAGCTGAAAAAGCAATACAGCTTGCCAAAATGAAGGTTGTTTCTTCACCAGCGCATACTTTTTCAAAGGCCGTAGAAAGTGCTTTGTCAGAAATTGAAAATACTATAAAAAATAATTTAAATGGACTAAATTCTCGCTGGTTTGCTATAAAATTATTTGAACGGGATGAGAAAATTGAAGAACAGATAACTCTCCCAGATGATATAAAAGAACGTATAGAAAGTATTATAGATGAGTGTGAGAGAAAATTTGACGATGATAGTGAAAGTATTATTACAGATGAGAGATATTCTTATATAAGCAAAGTTGTAAAACAAGCTGTTCATAAGAAGAATAGAAGTAAATTAACAGTTTCTGATAGAATTGACAAGATTGTAACCAATCGTATTTTGGCATTACCTATTTTTGCAGTTGTTATGTTCCTTGTTTATTATCTTTCTATTTCAACAATAGGATCATGGATGACCGATTGGGTAAATGATGTTTTGTTTACTGATATTGTACCTAATGCAGTGGAAGGTTTTCTAACAGCTATAGGTACTGCTCATTGGTTGAATTCTCTTATTTTAGATGGTATCGTTGCCGGTGTAGGTGCTGTACTTGGCTTTGTGCCTCAAATGATGGTATTATTCTTATGTCTTGCTTTACTTGAGGACTGTGGTTATATGGCACGTATTGCATTTATTATGGATAGACTATTTAGAAAATTTGGATTGTCAGGTAAGTCTTTTATTCCAATTCTTGTGGGAACAGGCTGTGGCGTTCCAGGCATTATGGCAAGTAGAACCATTGAAAATGAGCTTGATAGGAGAATGACAATTATGGTCACTACTTTTATACCTTGCGGTGCAAAATTACCTATCATTGCCTTAATTGCAGGGGCTTTATTTCCGGGTTCTGTTTGGGTTGCACCTTCTGCATATTTTTTAGGAATTGCAGCTATTATTGTTTCAGGTATTATTCTAAAAAAGACGAGGGTTTTTGCAGGAGATCCGGCTCCTTTTGTAATGGAACTTCCAGTATATCATGTACCAGGTGCTAAAGGTGTTCTCATTCATACATGGGAACGTTCAAAAGCATTTGTTAAGAAAGCAGGAACTGTAATACTTCTTGCTACTATCGGCGTTTGGTTATTAAGCTCATTTAGCTGGACTTTTAAAATGGTGGATATAGAACAATCCATACTTGCTAGTATAGGAAATGTAATTGCACCTTTGTTTGCACCACTTGGATGGGGTGATTGGAAGGCTGCTGTAGCTTCAATAACTGGATTAATAGCTAAGGAAAATGTTGTAGGAACTTTTGGTATTCTTTATGGTTTTGCAGAAGTGGCTGAAGACGGTGCACAGGTTTGGGGAAGTCTTCAAGCGGCATTTACTCCTCTTTCAGCATATACATTCCTTATATTCAATTTATTATGTGCTCCTTGTTTTGCTGCCATAGGTGCTGTTCGTAATGAAATGGCTTCAGCAAAATGGACATGGGCTACTATTGGCTATCAGACTGTATTTGCCTATATTATTGCATTGATTGTATATCAATTAGGTTCATTGTTTGCAGGCGGAGGTTTTGGCATAGGTACAGTTGTTGCTATTGCTCTAGTTTGTGTATTGATTTACCTCTTATTTAGAAAACCTGTTAAGGTTAATAATAAAGTTAGTGATTCTAAAAAACAGGAGGCGGTGGTATAA
- a CDS encoding FeoA family protein, translating into MKTLKDIKCGETVTIVKVHGKGAIKRRFMDMGLTKGTEIYVRKVAPLGDPVEINVKGYELSLRKEEALIVEVS; encoded by the coding sequence ATGAAAACATTAAAAGACATCAAATGTGGTGAAACAGTTACTATTGTTAAGGTACATGGAAAAGGTGCCATTAAAAGAAGATTTATGGACATGGGTTTGACTAAAGGTACTGAAATATATGTGCGTAAGGTAGCTCCTCTTGGAGATCCTGTAGAAATTAATGTAAAAGGTTATGAACTCAGTCTTAGAAAAGAAGAAGCTTTAATAGTAGAAGTTAGTTAG
- a CDS encoding FeoA family protein, whose product MMPITMIKVGETSSIKNILGNDDVRRHLEHLGFVLGEHVTVVAEIAGDIIVNVKDARIALNKSMAKRIIV is encoded by the coding sequence ATGATGCCGATTACAATGATAAAGGTAGGAGAGACAAGTAGTATTAAGAATATTCTAGGTAATGACGATGTTCGCCGCCATTTGGAACATCTCGGATTTGTTCTTGGGGAACATGTAACTGTAGTGGCTGAAATAGCTGGAGATATTATTGTAAATGTAAAAGATGCTCGTATTGCCTTAAATAAATCTATGGCAAAGAGAATTATTGTATAG
- the infC gene encoding translation initiation factor IF-3 codes for MYIINKVNNLNEEIRVEKVRLVGEKDSIIINTKEALNIAREKGMDLVMVSPQAKPPVCKIMNYSKFVYEQSKKAKLAKKNQKIVELKEIRLSATIEENDIEIKANNARKFLDKGNKVKVSIRFRGRQNNYTNLGRNVLNVFLGKVGEEVSVERAPKLEGNNMFMILAPKKQ; via the coding sequence GTGTATATTATTAATAAAGTTAATAACTTAAATGAAGAAATTAGAGTAGAGAAAGTCAGATTGGTAGGGGAAAAAGATAGTATTATTATAAATACTAAGGAAGCTTTAAATATAGCCAGGGAAAAGGGTATGGATTTGGTGATGGTGTCACCACAGGCTAAACCACCTGTATGCAAGATAATGAATTATAGTAAGTTTGTCTATGAACAGTCTAAGAAGGCAAAGCTTGCTAAAAAAAATCAGAAAATTGTTGAGTTGAAAGAAATTAGACTAAGTGCTACTATTGAGGAAAATGATATAGAGATTAAAGCTAATAATGCAAGAAAGTTTTTGGATAAAGGTAATAAGGTTAAAGTATCTATAAGGTTTAGAGGGAGACAAAATAATTATACAAATTTAGGTAGAAATGTTTTAAATGTATTTTTGGGTAAAGTTGGAGAGGAAGTATCTGTAGAGAGAGCTCCTAAATTAGAGGGGAATAATATGTTTATGATTTTAGCTCCTAAAAAGCAGTAG
- a CDS encoding Na+/H+ antiporter NhaC family protein — protein MKNDNISIWHRTFILTFTLISIIMCIVFNVLLFYGLFISVIFSLCMFKVCGFTFKELLIMIINSFIECRELFILIVLIGITIPIWFSSGIIPAMMFYGFDYIIGKNLIFVAFIFTSLVSIFIGSAVACISTIGIALLGLGKVFQVPDYILLGAIVSGAFLADKLSPISGLVNLMISTIRISYKRALIYMLRTTLPACIIVSIVYFYMGRNYTIAEYALGDFQKSIGENYFMSPLLLLVPVLIFLLCFLGIKMVNSLLAGVTVGTVISIFCQKVSLVKIFSYILFGYKGNTTSLELNKILVGGGIQSIISIFFIIMMAVALSSIFSGTGIINPIINKMISKVRCKEEIIIKTGIISAILTIICDQSMGIILPGELLRDKYKKLKIENYVLARTISDTGVVMAPLIPWNGNSLFILALTGISSIKYGPYALLCYVLPIITLCLSIFTKNIPKRELTDCKKLRV, from the coding sequence GTGAAAAATGATAATATTTCTATTTGGCATAGAACATTTATTTTAACTTTTACACTTATATCTATTATAATGTGTATAGTTTTTAACGTACTTTTATTTTATGGACTGTTTATAAGTGTAATTTTTTCTTTATGCATGTTCAAAGTATGTGGTTTTACTTTTAAGGAACTTTTAATAATGATTATAAATAGTTTTATAGAATGCAGGGAACTTTTTATATTAATAGTACTCATAGGAATAACTATTCCAATATGGTTTTCTTCAGGGATCATACCTGCTATGATGTTTTATGGATTTGATTATATAATAGGCAAGAATTTAATATTTGTAGCATTTATATTTACATCCTTAGTTTCAATTTTTATTGGTTCTGCAGTTGCATGTATAAGTACTATAGGAATTGCATTACTTGGCCTCGGAAAAGTGTTTCAGGTTCCAGATTATATTCTCCTTGGGGCCATTGTTTCAGGTGCATTTTTAGCAGATAAACTTTCTCCAATTTCAGGACTTGTAAATCTTATGATTTCTACTATTAGAATATCTTATAAGAGAGCACTTATATATATGTTGAGGACTACTTTACCTGCTTGTATAATTGTATCTATAGTTTATTTCTATATGGGCAGAAATTATACTATAGCAGAATATGCATTAGGTGATTTCCAAAAATCTATTGGGGAAAATTATTTTATGTCTCCTCTGCTTTTATTAGTACCAGTTTTAATATTTTTGTTATGCTTTTTGGGCATAAAGATGGTTAATTCCCTACTTGCAGGAGTAACTGTAGGAACAGTAATAAGTATCTTTTGTCAAAAAGTATCTTTAGTAAAAATTTTTAGTTATATACTATTTGGATATAAAGGTAATACTACTTCTTTAGAATTGAATAAAATATTGGTGGGAGGAGGAATTCAGTCAATAATCAGCATATTTTTTATAATAATGATGGCTGTTGCTTTAAGCAGTATATTTAGTGGCACTGGAATTATAAATCCCATAATAAATAAAATGATTTCTAAAGTAAGATGTAAAGAAGAGATTATTATAAAAACAGGGATCATAAGTGCTATATTAACTATAATCTGTGATCAAAGCATGGGAATAATATTACCTGGAGAACTTTTAAGAGATAAATATAAAAAATTGAAAATTGAAAATTATGTTTTAGCTAGAACCATATCTGATACGGGAGTTGTGATGGCTCCATTAATACCATGGAATGGAAATTCGCTGTTTATTCTAGCACTTACAGGAATATCATCAATTAAATATGGACCTTATGCATTATTGTGTTATGTTTTACCTATAATTACTTTATGTCTGAGTATTTTTACAAAGAATATTCCGAAAAGAGAATTGACGGATTGCAAAAAACTTAGAGTTTAA
- a CDS encoding NRAMP family divalent metal transporter, translated as MILDSVRDVIYFGGNNIMNGSNENRLEGFNISKSKFYNTIDRKEKKYLSRSTLLWTVIGPGLLAAMGDNDAGGVISYCVTGMKFGISLFIPLCISLIIIPYAVQEMSMRIGTISGSSLIKLIGKYYGGYWVKYHVAALIVENILMLSTEFIGMTAGLIVIGIPIWMGTAISLILVLSIIIFAGYKKKERMALLIGSSNVIFIVIAFIVHPSAVTSSYNFMSLNLIHGNNDLLWYTAAIAGNSIAPWMVFFQNSAYMDKGGTGESHIFARRLDIRIGCIVQVIIAICILISGAALFGHVQNIENAGPAELILGFTNYFGRGIGILFALGIFNAGLLASITISLSSSWCVADAFNWPHSLNNKIKEAHKFYAVYMGSVAVAALIILVPNLPLNYMALITQIIGGIIMIPIIIFIILLSNKKDIMGKYKNSLFINIRAYIIAVVLIGITILLLWSFL; from the coding sequence ATGATATTAGATTCAGTTAGAGATGTAATCTATTTTGGAGGTAACAATATAATGAATGGTTCAAATGAAAATAGATTAGAAGGATTTAATATAAGTAAGTCAAAATTTTATAATACTATAGATAGAAAAGAAAAAAAATATTTAAGTCGCAGTACATTATTATGGACAGTTATAGGACCAGGACTCTTAGCTGCCATGGGAGACAATGATGCTGGAGGGGTAATATCTTACTGTGTAACAGGTATGAAATTTGGCATAAGTCTATTTATACCTCTGTGTATTTCTCTTATTATAATACCTTATGCAGTTCAGGAAATGTCAATGAGGATTGGAACTATAAGTGGAAGCAGTCTTATAAAGCTTATCGGAAAATATTATGGAGGATATTGGGTAAAATATCATGTAGCTGCTTTGATTGTTGAAAATATTTTAATGCTTTCCACAGAATTTATAGGTATGACTGCAGGCTTAATTGTTATTGGAATACCTATTTGGATGGGGACAGCTATCAGCTTAATACTTGTGTTATCAATTATTATATTTGCAGGATATAAGAAGAAAGAGAGAATGGCACTTTTAATTGGTAGTTCCAATGTGATATTTATTGTAATTGCCTTTATTGTTCATCCAAGTGCAGTGACTAGTTCATATAATTTTATGTCTTTAAATCTAATCCATGGAAATAATGATTTATTATGGTATACTGCAGCTATTGCAGGTAATTCAATAGCTCCATGGATGGTATTTTTTCAAAACAGTGCTTATATGGATAAAGGAGGTACAGGAGAAAGTCATATTTTTGCAAGACGTCTGGATATTCGTATAGGATGCATAGTTCAGGTAATAATCGCTATTTGTATACTTATCTCTGGAGCGGCATTGTTTGGTCATGTACAGAATATAGAAAATGCAGGACCTGCTGAATTGATACTTGGTTTTACAAATTATTTTGGCAGAGGTATAGGTATATTATTTGCTCTTGGCATATTTAACGCAGGCCTTCTAGCCTCAATTACTATATCACTATCCTCTTCCTGGTGTGTGGCAGATGCCTTTAATTGGCCCCATAGTTTAAATAATAAAATAAAAGAAGCCCATAAATTTTATGCCGTATATATGGGAAGTGTAGCTGTGGCCGCACTAATTATTTTAGTACCTAATCTCCCTTTAAATTATATGGCACTTATTACTCAGATAATAGGCGGAATTATAATGATTCCTATTATAATTTTTATTATATTGCTTTCAAATAAAAAAGATATTATGGGCAAATATAAGAATAGCTTGTTCATAAATATAAGAGCTTATATAATTGCAGTAGTGCTGATAGGAATAACTATACTTCTTTTATGGAGTTTTTTATAA
- a CDS encoding DUF1232 domain-containing protein, with translation MYENKKKSELGSMIRTLLKENSLSMRKLSSISGIDTATISRIVNGKQRANMNHLRILSKYLNVPIKKLLIADGYDMTSLNDEDPMDSPSLIKNIHELLKLPDLLNYKCDLSKIEEELEKYKIYALTEEGKSIIYKNFNKKIEAVNGDGFFIEELKEMYKKFCDESLPEEIHALLGSGLLYFILSVDIIPDYIFPIGYLDDIIAIKLVLHNMLEVKQKHEKDMYKIL, from the coding sequence GTGTATGAAAACAAAAAAAAATCTGAATTAGGCTCCATGATTAGAACTTTATTAAAAGAAAATTCACTTTCTATGCGTAAATTAAGTTCTATAAGTGGAATAGATACTGCCACCATTTCAAGAATTGTAAATGGCAAACAAAGAGCAAATATGAATCACCTTAGGATTCTTTCTAAATATTTAAATGTGCCTATAAAAAAATTATTAATAGCGGACGGATATGACATGACATCTTTAAATGATGAAGATCCCATGGATTCACCTTCCCTTATAAAAAACATCCATGAGCTCTTAAAATTACCTGATTTATTAAATTACAAATGTGATTTGTCAAAAATAGAAGAAGAACTGGAAAAGTATAAAATATATGCTCTTACAGAAGAAGGGAAAAGCATCATATATAAAAATTTTAATAAAAAAATAGAAGCTGTAAATGGAGATGGTTTTTTTATAGAGGAATTAAAGGAAATGTACAAAAAATTCTGTGATGAAAGTCTTCCAGAAGAGATTCATGCCCTACTTGGAAGTGGATTGCTTTATTTTATACTTTCTGTAGATATTATACCTGATTATATATTTCCAATAGGCTATTTAGATGATATTATAGCTATAAAACTAGTACTCCATAATATGCTAGAGGTAAAACAAAAACATGAAAAAGATATGTATAAAATACTTTAA